One window of the bacterium genome contains the following:
- a CDS encoding HAMP domain-containing sensor histidine kinase, with translation MIYPVQWVFTSIRRKAIAGLLIILLSAVFLIGLSIVSQARNFILAEVQRRASSVARFVGTDLAPALDSPDSLYKVQEIVDRICSDPSVLYASVFHGNGRVISSNSSRPDQEIKRSLPLGELYDLESEEVRYHVSDDVLEVYLSVVLPQGTEKFYFLLGFDITDVSSIVAKITRLIAFNAFIVYIFGLLALIAAVNRLTEPLTDLASGIKDLGLGKLPQPVPVRGYDEVGTLSANFNKMIEDLGRYRQEVENYQKHLEDMVGERTEALNKANVELTRMNESLKTANEKLLELDKLKSNFLGIATHELKTPLAVVGGYLDSLQDGFAGELNDAQTGIVGETLSSCHRMEALISDMLDLNKIEAGRMPMETMELPVIHVVQKVAGQMIPLLQKKKLTLDILEKGMELPARFDEDRIIQVLVNLISNAIKFTPEGGRITVSAKRGTGKSLSFTQISVADTGIGISQEDLPRVFEEFAQVGEPGKEEGTGLGLAICRRIIRAHSGEIWAESVVGKGTVFHFTLPVA, from the coding sequence ATGATCTATCCCGTTCAGTGGGTATTTACAAGTATCAGGCGAAAGGCCATCGCAGGCCTTTTGATCATACTGCTCTCCGCAGTGTTCCTCATCGGTTTGTCCATTGTAAGTCAGGCCAGGAATTTTATTCTGGCTGAGGTACAGCGTCGAGCCTCTTCAGTTGCGAGGTTTGTCGGTACCGATCTGGCTCCCGCCCTGGATTCACCTGATTCCCTGTATAAAGTGCAGGAGATAGTTGACCGGATCTGCAGCGATCCCAGTGTCCTTTACGCGAGCGTTTTTCATGGGAACGGCAGGGTTATTTCCAGTAACAGCTCCAGGCCTGACCAGGAGATCAAGCGATCGTTGCCTTTGGGCGAACTCTACGATCTTGAATCCGAAGAGGTCCGATATCACGTTTCTGACGATGTCCTGGAGGTTTACCTGAGTGTTGTACTGCCGCAGGGGACGGAGAAGTTTTATTTCCTTCTAGGATTCGATATCACTGATGTGTCTTCCATCGTCGCCAAGATCACGCGGCTTATCGCTTTCAACGCCTTCATCGTATATATTTTCGGGCTTTTGGCCCTCATTGCGGCAGTGAACCGTCTGACTGAACCGCTCACAGACCTGGCGTCCGGGATCAAGGATCTGGGACTGGGCAAGCTTCCTCAACCTGTGCCTGTCAGGGGCTATGATGAGGTGGGAACCCTTTCGGCCAACTTCAACAAGATGATCGAAGACCTGGGACGTTACAGGCAGGAGGTCGAAAATTATCAGAAACACCTGGAGGATATGGTTGGGGAAAGGACAGAGGCCCTCAATAAAGCCAATGTTGAACTGACGCGGATGAACGAGAGCCTGAAAACAGCCAACGAAAAGCTCCTTGAACTGGATAAACTTAAATCCAACTTTCTCGGTATTGCCACCCATGAATTAAAGACCCCGCTTGCGGTGGTGGGAGGTTACCTGGATAGTCTGCAGGATGGATTTGCCGGCGAGCTTAATGATGCACAGACAGGTATCGTGGGAGAAACCTTGTCCAGCTGTCACCGGATGGAAGCGCTCATCAGCGACATGCTGGACCTTAATAAAATAGAAGCTGGCCGCATGCCCATGGAAACCATGGAACTGCCTGTGATCCATGTTGTGCAGAAGGTGGCCGGTCAGATGATCCCCCTGCTTCAGAAAAAGAAGCTCACACTGGATATCCTGGAGAAGGGCATGGAGCTGCCGGCCCGGTTTGACGAGGACAGGATCATCCAGGTCCTGGTCAACCTCATCAGCAACGCCATCAAGTTTACTCCGGAGGGCGGCCGCATCACCGTATCCGCAAAGCGGGGAACAGGTAAGAGTCTCTCATTTACCCAGATCAGTGTGGCGGATACAGGTATCGGTATCAGCCAGGAGGATCTTCCCCGCGTCTTCGAGGAGTTCGCCCAGGTGGGCGAGCCCGGCAAGGAGGAGGGAACGGGTCTCGGCCTCGCCATTTGCAGGAGGATCATCCGGGCACACAGCGGGGAGATCTGGGCGGAAAGCGTGGTGGGGAAGGGGACGGTCTTTCATTTCACGCTGCCGGTAGCGTGA
- a CDS encoding response regulator → MNAEVKTVLVVEDKASLTQMLQFLFLSKGLSVQIAFNGKEALEKAGATLPDLILLDIMMPQMDGFEVLEKLKENPATSNIPVIMLTARKSREDMQRARDLGAVEYITKPFKAVEVVDKVVRHLR, encoded by the coding sequence ATGAATGCGGAGGTTAAAACAGTACTTGTCGTTGAAGATAAGGCATCTCTGACTCAGATGCTCCAGTTCCTTTTTCTATCCAAAGGCCTGAGTGTTCAGATTGCCTTTAACGGTAAGGAGGCTTTGGAAAAAGCCGGCGCCACCCTTCCCGATCTCATCCTTCTGGACATCATGATGCCCCAGATGGACGGGTTTGAAGTTCTTGAAAAGCTGAAAGAGAACCCTGCGACTTCAAATATTCCTGTAATTATGCTGACTGCCCGCAAATCAAGGGAGGATATGCAAAGGGCCAGAGATCTGGGTGCGGTGGAGTATATCACCAAACCGTTCAAGGCCGTTGAGGTTGTGGACAAGGTGGTTCGTCACCTTCGCTAA
- a CDS encoding sensor domain-containing diguanylate cyclase has product MVKNTVQKVTPVTKPSAERRNWVAKRVNTLRFQVLGIVIASVLIPSFLGGWFASSRINDLLRNQVYGQIETRTQRISEQLSDWMMIRSSEVQAFTVSYLLNEDLKKLQGKTSREEKEDSRKNIQSYLAYLLEGNKLFSEIMILNSDGSPLIAQPVEDWQGADRVLEVPDQYQLVSEVMTKNGSRLMLIQKMDLGRGLSPNFFAAMMKIEHFQNKIVDLAPEGSVIYLLDAEGNIKAANIELGEDSTAPEGALALLQEKEERSIYRGLQGKEVIATSAMLEVPRWGVVLETLKKEALEPLANFRQQIIFMALALAGLFLVPALLLARALILPLEELARISKRIRSGKPGLLVKSRIGGELGEFISTFNSMSVSLKDSLEEITARNEDLRVMSITDPLTGRYNRRYIEDYLGRELKLANRTKDPLTILMIDLDNFKEYNDTYGHIAGDIALKELGKVLVQTVRKTDVVARFGGEEWIICLSHTDSKGGTQIAEKLRKSVEKNVFQVKDQATSITISIGVATAPEDGTNYAQIVEAADTAMYLAKARGRNQLQVFTGSGSS; this is encoded by the coding sequence ATGGTTAAAAATACTGTCCAGAAAGTAACGCCTGTGACGAAACCATCAGCCGAAAGACGAAATTGGGTCGCGAAAAGAGTCAACACCCTTCGCTTTCAGGTGCTGGGAATCGTTATCGCGAGCGTCCTTATCCCCTCCTTTCTGGGGGGCTGGTTTGCGAGCAGCCGGATCAACGACCTTCTCAGGAACCAGGTCTACGGCCAGATCGAGACCAGGACCCAGAGGATCTCCGAGCAGTTGAGTGACTGGATGATGATCAGATCCAGTGAGGTCCAGGCCTTTACAGTTTCGTACCTGCTCAATGAAGATCTGAAAAAACTCCAGGGAAAAACATCAAGAGAGGAAAAGGAAGATTCCAGGAAGAATATTCAAAGCTATCTGGCCTACCTGCTGGAAGGAAACAAGTTATTTTCGGAAATCATGATCCTCAACTCGGATGGATCGCCACTTATCGCACAACCTGTGGAGGACTGGCAAGGGGCAGACAGGGTCCTGGAAGTCCCCGATCAATATCAACTTGTAAGTGAGGTCATGACAAAGAATGGCAGCAGGCTGATGCTGATCCAGAAGATGGACCTGGGCAGGGGCCTGTCACCGAATTTTTTCGCAGCTATGATGAAGATTGAGCATTTTCAGAACAAGATCGTGGATCTCGCCCCCGAGGGATCGGTTATCTATCTTCTTGATGCCGAAGGCAATATCAAGGCCGCCAATATTGAACTGGGTGAGGACAGCACAGCTCCGGAAGGGGCCCTTGCCCTGCTTCAGGAGAAGGAGGAACGCTCTATTTACAGGGGACTCCAGGGTAAAGAGGTTATCGCTACGAGCGCCATGCTGGAAGTACCACGTTGGGGCGTGGTACTCGAAACCTTAAAGAAAGAAGCTCTTGAGCCCCTGGCCAATTTTCGCCAGCAGATTATTTTTATGGCTCTCGCCCTTGCCGGGCTCTTTCTCGTTCCCGCTCTGTTACTGGCAAGGGCCCTCATCCTGCCGCTGGAGGAACTGGCCAGGATTTCAAAACGCATCAGATCGGGGAAACCAGGCCTGCTGGTCAAGAGCAGGATCGGAGGTGAACTGGGAGAGTTCATATCCACCTTCAACAGTATGTCGGTGAGCCTGAAGGACAGTCTGGAGGAGATCACCGCAAGAAATGAAGACCTGCGCGTGATGAGCATAACGGACCCTCTGACAGGCAGGTACAACAGACGGTATATCGAGGATTACCTTGGGCGGGAACTGAAACTGGCTAACCGGACCAAGGATCCTCTTACTATTCTCATGATCGATCTGGACAATTTCAAGGAGTACAACGACACTTACGGTCACATCGCAGGCGACATAGCGCTTAAAGAGCTTGGGAAGGTACTCGTTCAAACCGTCCGCAAAACAGACGTTGTAGCCCGTTTCGGCGGTGAGGAGTGGATTATCTGTCTCAGTCATACCGACAGTAAGGGCGGAACCCAGATCGCTGAAAAACTGAGGAAATCAGTGGAAAAAAACGTATTCCAGGTGAAAGACCAGGCAACCTCGATCACCATCAGCATAGGTGTCGCGACGGCTCCTGAGGATGGGACCAACTACGCCCAGATCGTCGAAGCGGCTGACACAGCCATGTATCTTGCCAAGGCGAGAGGGCGAAACCAGCTCCAGGTATTCACTGGGTCTGGTTCCTCATGA
- a CDS encoding SH3 domain-containing protein: MKAAGIGFVWNEYKQMPAKWDRLGKSPSHRMHGQRTSLGEDIKSGFVLVCIALLFTSGCSTPNGIFKKTDVDGSSKAQNSEVKPDNQATALKPGKKEFQRQISSLNAKLKAEKVARESLTRRLEIAQTAREDAIREVVRIRARIQGMASQAEASAMFAEARVILDRMENEAFNEEALGELDLARSYMARGKGALDNGNPGGAAYLFDLITGVYEGMKKTDPGTIKIRVSIATLRISPMPSSEKVSSLYRGESVTGLEKKKDWIKVKTSSGQTGWIMRNQTQ, translated from the coding sequence ATGAAAGCAGCTGGAATCGGGTTTGTGTGGAATGAATATAAACAGATGCCGGCCAAGTGGGATAGGCTCGGAAAAAGTCCATCACACAGGATGCATGGGCAGCGTACATCCCTGGGCGAGGATATCAAGTCTGGCTTTGTCCTTGTTTGCATCGCACTTCTCTTCACCAGCGGTTGTTCCACACCCAATGGTATCTTCAAAAAAACTGATGTGGATGGATCCTCAAAGGCTCAGAATTCCGAAGTGAAGCCTGACAACCAGGCCACTGCGTTAAAACCTGGTAAAAAGGAATTCCAAAGGCAGATCAGCAGTCTGAACGCAAAATTAAAGGCAGAAAAGGTTGCGCGGGAATCCCTGACAAGACGTCTTGAGATCGCCCAGACTGCCCGCGAGGATGCCATCCGGGAAGTCGTACGTATAAGGGCCCGAATCCAGGGTATGGCTTCTCAGGCCGAAGCTTCAGCCATGTTCGCAGAGGCCAGGGTGATCCTGGACAGGATGGAAAATGAGGCTTTCAACGAGGAGGCCCTGGGGGAACTTGACCTGGCCAGATCCTATATGGCCAGAGGGAAGGGTGCCCTTGACAATGGGAACCCAGGAGGCGCTGCATATCTGTTTGACTTGATCACCGGGGTATATGAAGGGATGAAGAAGACCGATCCGGGCACGATAAAGATCAGGGTCAGTATTGCCACATTGCGTATATCCCCCATGCCATCTTCAGAGAAGGTCAGTTCTCTATACCGGGGGGAGTCCGTCACCGGGCTTGAGAAGAAAAAGGACTGGATAAAGGTCAAGACTTCTTCCGGACAGACAGGGTGGATCATGAGGAACCAGACCCAGTGA
- a CDS encoding molybdopterin-binding protein — protein sequence MKISTVALAVIGDEVLLGEVKDLNISIVSREVFRLGADLPYVCVLPDDPEFMFEHLTWMKERFDWVVTTGGIGATHDDLTKQVVSRIVGRVLVEAPEAIKALENRIGLPLSPRVRELALVPEGAELVTNELTAAPGFIVANFLVLPGIPSLVKSMIGVLETKLSGIAFQTEVVRTMLRESEIAHHLEAVQEMYPSVKVGSYPQMEAIDHRVKIVLRSRDGDLLREAVRMLLKRIEE from the coding sequence ATGAAAATATCAACCGTTGCCCTTGCCGTCATAGGTGATGAGGTTCTTCTCGGCGAGGTGAAGGACCTGAATATCAGTATCGTCAGCCGGGAGGTATTCCGCCTGGGAGCTGACCTTCCCTACGTCTGTGTTCTGCCGGATGATCCTGAATTTATGTTTGAGCACCTCACCTGGATGAAGGAGCGTTTTGATTGGGTGGTGACCACTGGCGGGATCGGTGCTACTCACGACGATCTGACCAAGCAGGTCGTGAGCCGGATTGTGGGAAGAGTTCTCGTTGAAGCCCCAGAGGCGATAAAGGCACTTGAAAACCGCATTGGCTTACCTCTTTCGCCCAGAGTCAGGGAACTCGCCCTGGTACCGGAGGGTGCCGAACTCGTCACCAATGAGCTCACAGCGGCTCCCGGTTTCATTGTTGCAAACTTCCTGGTTCTTCCGGGTATCCCCAGCCTTGTTAAATCCATGATCGGAGTGCTGGAAACAAAACTCAGCGGAATAGCATTTCAAACAGAGGTTGTTCGTACCATGTTGAGGGAGTCTGAGATCGCTCACCATCTTGAGGCCGTTCAGGAGATGTACCCTTCGGTTAAGGTTGGTTCCTACCCCCAGATGGAAGCGATCGACCACCGGGTGAAAATCGTTTTACGCAGCAGGGATGGGGATTTACTGCGTGAGGCGGTGCGCATGCTCCTGAAAAGGATCGAGGAATGA
- the purM gene encoding phosphoribosylformylglycinamidine cyclo-ligase, which translates to MKETRYSDAGVDISAANEAKKRITSAVKATHGPQVLGGIGGFGGLFSTKGFPPDPVLVSSIDGVGTKLKIAFLLDKHETVGEDIVNHCVNDILVQGARPLFFMDYLATGKLEPETIEKVVKGIARACIRNECALLGGETAEMPGFYSEGEYDLAGTIVGVVSRGSILTGEAIESGDTVLGLASSGLHTNGYSLARKVLLEMAQLSLEKSNSDLGRSLGEELLQPHRSYSPSILPLTNKNLIRGMVHITGGGFGGNIPRVVPDRYKTVIDKGSWDVLPIFDLIARLGNVPEDEMYLTFNMGIGLIVIVAHKNAKKVEEELRAAGETVYRIGRVENREPDEEPVFFTKD; encoded by the coding sequence ATGAAAGAAACTCGGTACTCAGACGCAGGCGTCGATATTTCAGCTGCCAACGAAGCCAAAAAGCGGATCACCTCCGCCGTAAAGGCTACCCACGGCCCGCAAGTCCTGGGAGGGATCGGTGGTTTTGGCGGCCTCTTTTCCACAAAGGGTTTTCCCCCGGATCCAGTCCTTGTTTCCAGTATCGATGGAGTGGGCACAAAACTCAAGATCGCGTTTCTCCTCGATAAACACGAAACTGTGGGAGAAGATATTGTTAACCACTGTGTTAACGACATTCTTGTACAGGGAGCCCGCCCTCTGTTCTTCATGGACTATCTCGCCACCGGAAAACTTGAACCCGAAACCATCGAAAAGGTGGTGAAGGGGATCGCCCGCGCCTGTATACGTAACGAATGCGCACTTCTTGGCGGCGAGACGGCCGAAATGCCCGGATTCTACAGTGAAGGAGAGTACGATCTGGCCGGCACCATTGTAGGTGTGGTCAGTCGTGGGTCCATTCTTACCGGGGAGGCCATCGAGAGTGGCGATACAGTCCTGGGCCTGGCGTCATCGGGACTTCACACCAACGGATATTCCCTGGCAAGGAAGGTACTTCTCGAAATGGCACAACTCTCCCTGGAGAAATCCAATTCCGACCTGGGACGATCGCTGGGAGAAGAGCTGCTCCAGCCTCATCGCTCATACTCACCCTCCATCCTGCCCCTGACCAATAAAAACCTGATCCGGGGGATGGTTCACATTACCGGAGGCGGATTCGGCGGCAACATACCGAGGGTGGTCCCGGACCGTTATAAGACGGTGATAGACAAGGGATCCTGGGATGTCCTGCCCATCTTCGATCTCATCGCCCGTCTCGGCAACGTTCCAGAGGATGAGATGTATTTGACCTTCAACATGGGTATTGGGCTTATCGTCATCGTGGCCCATAAAAACGCAAAAAAGGTGGAAGAGGAACTCAGGGCGGCCGGTGAGACCGTTTATCGGATCGGGCGCGTCGAAAACAGGGAACCTGATGAGGAGCCTGTCTTTTTCACAAAAGATTGA
- the purN gene encoding phosphoribosylglycinamide formyltransferase: MKKIAVLVSGGGSNLQSIIDSVESGYLNIKIAVVLSNKEEAYGLTRAKNHGIPTQVISHGDFNSREEFENRLIEVLDGYGVELVVLAGFMRVLTPLFVKHYHHRIINIHPAILPAFPGTHGQKQALDYGVRFSGCTTHFVDEGTDTGPIIIQAIVPVLPDDTEESLGLRILREEHRIFPESLKLWSEGRTLIEGRKVKILQNKSAEA, encoded by the coding sequence ATGAAAAAGATCGCTGTTCTTGTCTCCGGCGGGGGAAGTAATCTCCAGTCCATCATCGACTCGGTGGAGTCAGGGTATCTTAACATCAAGATCGCGGTGGTCTTGAGCAACAAGGAAGAGGCATACGGGCTGACCAGGGCTAAAAACCACGGGATCCCCACCCAGGTTATCAGTCACGGGGATTTCAATAGCAGGGAAGAGTTTGAGAACAGACTTATCGAGGTCCTGGATGGGTACGGTGTGGAGCTGGTGGTCCTGGCCGGGTTCATGCGTGTCCTCACACCACTTTTTGTAAAGCACTACCATCACAGGATCATAAATATCCACCCTGCTATTTTGCCGGCATTTCCCGGTACCCACGGGCAAAAGCAAGCCCTGGATTACGGCGTGCGTTTCTCGGGCTGCACAACCCACTTTGTTGATGAAGGTACCGATACGGGGCCTATCATTATTCAGGCAATAGTGCCGGTTCTTCCCGATGACACCGAGGAATCTCTCGGCTTACGCATACTGAGGGAGGAGCACCGCATTTTTCCCGAATCCCTTAAGCTGTGGTCCGAGGGGAGAACCCTCATTGAAGGGCGCAAAGTGAAGATTTTGCAGAACAAATCAGCGGAGGCGTAA
- the amrB gene encoding AmmeMemoRadiSam system protein B, protein MGNKLLRLPAVAGRFYSGTPQDLKSEVTGYLSGGLIPEKAIGAIMPHAGYVYSGAVAGETAAAIRIPREVIVLGPNHTGLGAAVSVYPGGHWRMPFGDVPVNESLARQILDESELPVPDEMAHVKEHSLEVILPFLYYAGGENLSFVPITLSTISRDECRALGEALSRVIANRNEEILLVSSSDMTHYESYDSAKAKDSDAISRILDMDPDGLMEVVSRRRITMCGIIPTVVMLYAAIALGATKARLVRYATSGEVSGDYEKVVGYAGIIVN, encoded by the coding sequence ATGGGAAATAAACTTCTGAGGCTACCTGCAGTGGCGGGCCGCTTCTACTCAGGCACCCCACAAGATCTAAAGAGTGAAGTTACCGGGTACCTTTCAGGCGGTCTGATCCCTGAAAAGGCCATTGGCGCGATCATGCCTCATGCGGGATACGTCTACTCCGGCGCTGTTGCCGGGGAAACTGCTGCAGCAATCCGGATCCCCCGTGAAGTAATCGTCCTGGGTCCCAACCACACAGGCCTGGGAGCCGCCGTCTCCGTTTACCCGGGAGGGCACTGGCGCATGCCTTTCGGTGATGTTCCGGTTAACGAATCCCTGGCACGCCAGATACTCGATGAAAGCGAGCTCCCGGTCCCTGACGAGATGGCCCACGTAAAGGAACATTCCCTGGAGGTCATCCTGCCGTTCCTTTATTATGCCGGCGGAGAGAACCTTTCCTTCGTGCCCATCACCTTGTCCACGATCAGCAGGGACGAGTGTCGAGCCCTGGGCGAGGCTCTATCCCGGGTCATCGCCAACCGTAATGAGGAGATCCTCCTCGTTTCCAGCTCTGACATGACACACTATGAAAGCTACGATTCGGCAAAGGCCAAGGATTCGGACGCCATATCCAGGATCCTGGATATGGACCCGGACGGGTTGATGGAAGTTGTGAGCCGCCGCCGCATAACCATGTGCGGTATCATACCGACGGTAGTCATGCTTTACGCTGCCATCGCCCTGGGCGCCACGAAGGCACGGCTTGTCAGGTACGCCACCTCGGGAGAGGTAAGCGGGGACTACGAAAAAGTCGTGGGATACGCCGGGATCATAGTTAACTAG
- the gltX gene encoding glutamate--tRNA ligase, with protein sequence MPTPIRVRFAPSPTGYLHIGGVRTALYNWIFARQQGGQMILRVEDTDLERSTDEAIGWILNGLTWLGLDWDEGPFRQTERFDLYNEHIDRLMVEGKAYRCYCKAEELEVSRKEAMLKGTAAKYNGKCRDLREGERSGEHTIRFRAPQEGQIFVDDMIRGMVMFEEDQMDDLIIRRTDGSPTYNLTVVVDDALMGITHVIRGEDHLSNTPRQIQMYQALGYEIPKFGHMSLILGPDREKLSKRHGAAAVDEFKALGYLPEALLNYLIRLGWSHEEQEIFSVEEILKLWSLDDQGKSPSVFDHDKLQWLNGQWMKIVPPEEIAQRLVPFLERDGLIEEAPAIEWLTKVVLTLRERAVTLVEMAQKADFYFRELTYEPESAEKFLTPEINHLMGKAGALISTIEPFDHETLHTEIRAWLEEEGQKLKTLAQPLRIALTYRKDSPGLFEVMEVLGREQTVERIKKAQEWISTKS encoded by the coding sequence ATGCCCACCCCCATTCGCGTTCGTTTCGCTCCCTCCCCCACCGGCTATCTGCATATCGGCGGTGTCCGGACAGCTCTTTACAACTGGATCTTCGCACGCCAGCAAGGGGGCCAGATGATCCTCAGGGTTGAGGATACAGACCTTGAACGTTCCACCGACGAAGCCATCGGATGGATATTGAACGGCCTTACCTGGCTTGGTTTGGACTGGGACGAGGGGCCCTTCAGGCAAACAGAGCGCTTTGATCTTTACAACGAACATATAGACCGACTGATGGTTGAAGGTAAGGCCTACAGGTGCTATTGCAAAGCCGAGGAGCTGGAGGTCAGCCGCAAAGAGGCCATGCTCAAGGGAACAGCAGCAAAATACAACGGCAAGTGCAGAGACCTCAGGGAAGGTGAAAGAAGTGGGGAACACACGATACGCTTCAGGGCCCCCCAGGAGGGACAGATATTCGTAGACGACATGATCCGCGGGATGGTCATGTTCGAAGAGGACCAGATGGATGACCTCATCATCCGCCGGACCGACGGAAGCCCTACCTACAACCTTACCGTTGTCGTGGATGACGCTCTCATGGGCATCACTCATGTCATCCGGGGCGAGGACCACCTTTCCAACACACCACGCCAGATCCAGATGTACCAGGCCCTGGGATATGAGATCCCAAAGTTCGGTCACATGTCCCTTATCCTTGGCCCGGACAGGGAGAAGCTGAGCAAACGCCACGGCGCCGCTGCTGTGGACGAGTTCAAAGCGTTGGGGTACCTGCCAGAGGCCCTTTTAAATTATCTCATCCGTCTCGGCTGGTCCCACGAGGAACAGGAGATCTTCAGTGTGGAGGAGATCCTTAAGCTGTGGTCGCTGGACGACCAGGGCAAATCCCCCTCCGTCTTTGACCACGACAAACTTCAATGGCTCAACGGCCAGTGGATGAAGATCGTGCCTCCGGAAGAGATCGCCCAGCGCCTGGTGCCGTTCCTTGAAAGGGATGGTCTTATCGAGGAGGCCCCCGCCATAGAATGGCTCACTAAAGTCGTTCTCACTCTCAGGGAGAGGGCAGTGACCCTGGTGGAGATGGCTCAGAAAGCTGACTTCTATTTCCGAGAGCTTACCTACGAACCGGAATCCGCAGAAAAATTCCTCACCCCCGAGATCAACCACCTCATGGGAAAGGCAGGCGCCCTCATAAGCACCATCGAGCCCTTCGACCATGAAACCCTCCACACAGAGATCCGTGCGTGGCTGGAGGAGGAGGGGCAGAAATTAAAAACCCTCGCCCAGCCCCTTCGCATCGCGCTGACCTACAGGAAGGACAGCCCGGGGCTGTTTGAAGTCATGGAAGTGCTGGGAAGGGAACAGACCGTTGAAAGGATAAAAAAAGCGCAGGAGTGGATCTCGACAAAGTCGTAA